The proteins below come from a single Halomonas binhaiensis genomic window:
- a CDS encoding 2-dehydro-3-deoxygalactonokinase — MSERLIAIDWGTSNFRAFLVDRASGECLDSRRSDAGLRSLTSAEFPHYCEAQVGDWRQGGEVPVYLAGMVGSARGWSEAPQLDVPASAEDLAANVVAAPGLDNAWIVPGLKMVRHDHVDVMRGEEIQAFGALAMVAAQSAICCLPGTHSKWARMVSGRLLEFTTVMTGELFHAVRFHTLPGEPAREDASHDAEAFAQGLVAATHPSGVLHALFEGRSRHLYAGLEAHQVGSFLSGVLIGAEVLAQESHMLKESEAGRGESDVLLVGSSSLNPLYRQALEAQGIKVKEIDSDSATLAGLLALADRHHSL, encoded by the coding sequence ATGAGTGAACGCCTGATCGCCATTGATTGGGGAACGAGCAACTTTCGCGCCTTTCTGGTCGACCGTGCGAGTGGTGAGTGTCTCGATAGCCGCCGTTCCGATGCAGGGTTGCGTTCTCTGACCAGTGCTGAGTTTCCGCATTATTGTGAAGCTCAGGTGGGTGACTGGCGCCAAGGTGGGGAAGTGCCGGTGTACCTGGCCGGTATGGTAGGGTCTGCCAGGGGCTGGAGTGAGGCGCCTCAGTTGGATGTGCCAGCCAGTGCCGAGGATCTGGCCGCCAATGTCGTTGCTGCACCTGGCCTGGATAATGCCTGGATCGTGCCCGGACTCAAGATGGTGCGCCATGATCACGTCGATGTGATGCGTGGTGAAGAGATCCAGGCATTCGGGGCTCTGGCGATGGTGGCGGCTCAGAGTGCGATCTGCTGCCTGCCGGGTACCCACAGCAAATGGGCCAGAATGGTGAGTGGACGCTTGCTGGAGTTCACCACTGTCATGACGGGTGAATTGTTTCATGCTGTGCGCTTTCACACCCTGCCCGGTGAGCCCGCCCGGGAAGATGCTTCTCATGATGCTGAAGCCTTTGCTCAAGGGCTGGTCGCTGCAACACATCCTTCTGGTGTACTCCACGCTCTGTTCGAAGGACGCAGTCGACATCTATATGCGGGCCTGGAGGCGCATCAAGTTGGAAGCTTTCTCTCGGGTGTACTGATTGGGGCAGAGGTGCTGGCGCAAGAATCGCATATGTTGAAGGAGAGTGAGGCGGGGCGCGGTGAAAGTGACGTCCTGCTGGTCGGTTCCTCGAGTTTGAATCCACTCTATCGCCAGGCACTGGAAGCTCAAGGTATCAAAGTGAAAGAAATCGATAGCGATAGCGCTACTCTGGCAGGATTGCTGGCCTTGGCTGATCGTCATCACTCACTTTGA
- a CDS encoding 2-dehydro-3-deoxy-6-phosphogalactonate aldolase, which yields MNDNQRKILDKALEELPLVAILRGITPDEVEGVCDALVSAGFRLIEIPLNSPEPWVSIERAVAHCPDDVLIGAGTVLEEEDTLRLAQLGAPLMITPNTDPALVSLGAERGLAPMIGCMTPTEALAAAKAGASALKLFPAARLGTAYYKDISAILPRGLPVLAVGGIDKSNMAEWHAAGISGFGYGSNLYKPGRSAAEVEASAKELVAEWMRLQEARA from the coding sequence ATGAACGACAACCAGCGCAAGATTCTGGACAAGGCCCTGGAGGAGCTGCCACTGGTGGCCATCCTGCGTGGCATTACACCGGATGAGGTGGAAGGTGTATGCGATGCATTGGTGAGTGCCGGCTTTCGTCTGATCGAGATTCCGCTCAATTCTCCAGAACCTTGGGTCAGCATCGAGCGGGCAGTGGCGCATTGTCCTGATGATGTTCTGATTGGAGCAGGGACCGTGCTGGAGGAGGAGGACACCTTGCGTCTGGCCCAGTTGGGGGCGCCGCTGATGATCACTCCCAACACGGATCCTGCATTGGTCAGTCTGGGCGCTGAGCGTGGCTTGGCACCGATGATCGGCTGCATGACGCCAACAGAAGCACTGGCGGCTGCCAAGGCTGGCGCCAGTGCATTGAAACTGTTCCCTGCGGCCCGCCTCGGGACTGCCTACTACAAGGATATCAGTGCCATCTTGCCCAGAGGATTGCCAGTACTGGCAGTCGGCGGCATCGACAAGAGCAACATGGCTGAATGGCATGCTGCTGGCATCAGTGGTTTCGGTTATGGCAGCAACCTCTATAAACCGGGACGCAGTGCCGCTGAAGTAGAAGCGTCAGCCAAGGAGCTGGTGGCTGAATGGATGCGCTTGCAGGAGGCAAGGGCATGA
- a CDS encoding TRAP transporter large permease — MDIADGTILMVGAIFALLVTGLPLAFITGLVALVFTFGWFGPMALPLVTSRVYGFVTEYSLVAVPMFVLMASLLDRSGIAKDLFNAMRVFAGRLPGGVAVQTIVVAFFLAALSGIIGGEIVLLGILALPQMLRLGYDKHLSIGVVCAGGALGTMMPPSIVLIIYGLIASQSIADLFTAAVTPAVILMLSYIGYVLVRCLRNPELGPPMSEADRNDGFSSKRQAIKAIVVPGLIAGLVLGSIYGGVASVTEAAAMGVFGVLLAVVLRGEFSFKTMHESLSQTLVTCGMIIWIGIGAAALVGVYNLMGGNRFINGMIMGLDVPPIAIILVMMAILLVLGMFLDWIGVAMLTLPIFVPIVEQLGYSPIWFGILFAVNMQVSFLSPPFGPAAFYLKGVAPPGISLKDIFVSLLPFIALQLCVLAALLLWPNMALWLV; from the coding sequence ATGGATATCGCAGACGGAACGATATTGATGGTTGGGGCCATCTTTGCATTGCTGGTTACCGGCCTGCCGTTGGCCTTCATCACGGGGCTTGTGGCCCTGGTGTTCACCTTCGGCTGGTTTGGTCCCATGGCTCTGCCTCTGGTGACCAGCCGGGTCTATGGGTTCGTCACGGAATATTCTCTGGTGGCGGTGCCGATGTTCGTGTTGATGGCATCGCTACTTGATCGCTCGGGAATCGCCAAGGATCTATTCAATGCCATGCGGGTATTCGCCGGCCGCCTTCCCGGAGGCGTGGCGGTACAGACCATCGTGGTGGCGTTTTTCCTGGCGGCATTGTCCGGCATCATCGGCGGTGAGATCGTGCTGCTCGGTATCCTGGCATTACCGCAGATGTTGCGCCTTGGTTATGACAAGCATCTGTCCATTGGCGTGGTGTGTGCCGGTGGCGCCTTGGGAACCATGATGCCGCCGTCGATTGTACTGATCATCTACGGTCTGATTGCCAGTCAGTCCATTGCTGACCTGTTTACGGCGGCGGTGACACCCGCAGTGATTCTGATGCTGTCGTATATCGGCTATGTTCTGGTTCGCTGCTTGAGAAACCCTGAGCTTGGTCCGCCCATGAGCGAGGCTGATCGCAATGATGGCTTTTCCAGCAAGCGTCAGGCGATCAAGGCTATTGTCGTGCCTGGGCTGATTGCTGGCCTGGTGCTGGGCTCCATCTATGGCGGCGTGGCATCAGTGACGGAAGCCGCTGCCATGGGGGTGTTCGGTGTATTGCTGGCGGTTGTCCTGCGTGGAGAATTCTCGTTCAAGACCATGCATGAGAGCCTGTCCCAGACCTTGGTGACTTGCGGTATGATCATCTGGATTGGTATAGGGGCCGCCGCTCTGGTGGGGGTCTACAACCTGATGGGTGGTAACCGCTTTATCAATGGCATGATCATGGGCCTGGATGTACCGCCAATCGCGATCATTCTGGTGATGATGGCGATATTGCTGGTGCTGGGCATGTTCCTTGACTGGATCGGTGTCGCAATGCTGACCCTGCCGATTTTCGTACCTATCGTCGAGCAACTGGGTTACAGCCCGATCTGGTTCGGTATCCTGTTTGCCGTCAACATGCAGGTTTCCTTCCTGTCCCCACCCTTTGGCCCTGCGGCCTTTTATCTCAAGGGTGTGGCACCGCCGGGCATCAGCCTCAAGGACATCTTTGTCTCTCTACTGCCTTTCATTGCCCTGCAACTATGTGTTCTCGCCGCTCTGTTGTTGTGGCCGAACATGGCATTGTGGCTGGTGTAA
- a CDS encoding TRAP transporter small permease subunit, with product MSDATREPHEGSVPSGDKLPEHGPDPVRSAFDRVIVKAARGAAWLVFLAMAISVYEVFMRYGFDSPTSWVHETVVMLVAVSFCLGGPAALASNRHIRVKVLYDSVGPRFRLWLDRFNDLVTFGFCLGMSYAGYVMFWGASHNPLGEWQLERSGTSWNPPFPALVKGMILLALAIMCIQSLIHLVQSIKGKPAPQPHDEGAA from the coding sequence GCGACTCGTGAGCCGCACGAGGGTTCTGTACCCAGCGGCGACAAACTACCCGAACACGGTCCAGACCCCGTCCGCAGTGCGTTTGATCGTGTCATTGTCAAGGCTGCCCGTGGGGCTGCATGGCTAGTCTTTCTGGCCATGGCGATCAGTGTCTATGAAGTCTTCATGCGCTATGGCTTCGACTCACCCACTTCCTGGGTTCACGAAACCGTGGTCATGCTGGTGGCCGTGAGCTTCTGTCTTGGCGGACCGGCTGCACTGGCGTCCAACCGCCATATTCGTGTCAAAGTGCTGTATGACTCGGTGGGGCCACGCTTTCGCTTGTGGCTCGATCGCTTCAATGACTTGGTCACCTTCGGCTTCTGCCTGGGGATGAGCTATGCCGGTTATGTGATGTTCTGGGGCGCTAGCCACAATCCTCTCGGGGAGTGGCAGCTGGAGCGCTCTGGGACCTCCTGGAATCCGCCTTTTCCTGCATTGGTGAAAGGAATGATTCTGCTGGCACTAGCCATCATGTGCATTCAGTCGCTGATCCATCTGGTGCAGTCGATCAAAGGCAAGCCAGCTCCTCAACCCCACGATGAAGGAGCCGCCTGA